A single genomic interval of Solimonas sp. K1W22B-7 harbors:
- a CDS encoding DUF2784 domain-containing protein, protein MLYALLADAVVAFHFCFILFAVFGGLLAAWRWKLRWLHLPALAWAAGIISLHGICPLTPLENHFRELAGQQGYAGGFIDHYLLPLIYPPGLTPATQLWLAVLLVTFNAGLYLWAWRRRPRR, encoded by the coding sequence ATGCTCTATGCCCTGCTCGCCGACGCCGTCGTCGCCTTCCACTTCTGCTTCATCCTGTTCGCGGTGTTCGGAGGGTTGCTGGCGGCGTGGCGCTGGAAGCTGCGCTGGCTGCACCTGCCGGCGCTGGCCTGGGCGGCGGGGATCATTTCGCTGCATGGCATCTGCCCGCTGACGCCGCTGGAAAACCATTTCCGGGAGCTGGCAGGACAGCAGGGCTATGCCGGCGGGTTCATCGACCACTACCTGCTGCCGCTGATCTATCCACCCGGGCTGACGCCCGCGACCCAGCTGTGGCTCGCGGTCCTGCTGGTGACGTTCAATGCAGGCCTGTACCTCTGGGCCTGGCGACGCCGCCCACGGCGCTGA
- the mnmE gene encoding tRNA uridine-5-carboxymethylaminomethyl(34) synthesis GTPase MnmE translates to MSAATDTIAAIATAPGRGGVGILRISGPAAQAIGSAIAGPLPAPRQAGLRPFRDADATPLDEGIVLRFPAPQSYTGEDIVELQGHGGPVVLDLLLRRACQLGARIARPGEFSERAFLNGRMDLAQAEAVADLINAGTAQAARAAQRSLEGALSLRVDALAEELVALRVFVEGALDFSDEDVDWLADTQLRARLEKLIASLDELLAGAAQGRRLREGLVVALTGQPNVGKSTLLNRLAGAEVAIVTPVAGTTRDVLRENLDLGGLPVTVVDTAGLRDSEDIVEREGIRRAREALANAELGLYLVDDRAGADDTDQQLLASLPAGLPVWVLHNKCDLSGHAPEVFERGGRRHLRFSAGSGAGLELLLAEIRRFAGVSSGESAFSARSRHVDALRRARALAGDAQARLIETALPELAAEELRLAHEALGEITGRFTTEDLLGRIFSSFCIGK, encoded by the coding sequence GTGAGCGCCGCCACCGACACCATCGCCGCCATCGCCACCGCGCCCGGGCGCGGCGGGGTCGGCATCCTGCGCATTTCCGGGCCCGCCGCGCAGGCCATCGGTTCGGCCATCGCCGGCCCGCTGCCCGCGCCGCGCCAGGCCGGCCTGCGACCTTTCCGCGACGCCGACGCGACGCCGCTGGACGAGGGCATCGTGCTGCGCTTTCCCGCGCCGCAGTCCTACACCGGCGAGGACATCGTCGAGCTGCAGGGCCATGGCGGCCCGGTGGTGCTGGACCTGCTGCTGCGCCGCGCCTGCCAGCTCGGCGCGCGCATCGCCCGACCCGGCGAATTCTCCGAACGCGCCTTCCTCAACGGCCGCATGGACCTGGCGCAGGCCGAGGCGGTGGCCGACCTGATCAATGCCGGCACCGCGCAGGCCGCGCGCGCCGCGCAGCGCTCCCTGGAAGGCGCGTTGTCGCTGCGCGTCGATGCGCTGGCCGAGGAGCTGGTGGCGTTGCGGGTGTTCGTCGAGGGCGCGCTGGATTTTTCCGACGAGGATGTCGACTGGCTCGCCGACACGCAGCTGCGGGCGCGGCTGGAAAAGCTGATCGCCAGCCTCGACGAACTGCTGGCAGGCGCCGCCCAGGGCCGGCGCCTGCGCGAGGGCCTGGTGGTCGCGCTCACCGGCCAGCCCAATGTCGGCAAGTCCACCCTGCTCAACCGCCTGGCCGGCGCCGAGGTCGCAATCGTCACGCCGGTGGCCGGCACCACGCGCGACGTGCTGCGCGAGAACCTCGATCTCGGCGGCCTGCCGGTGACGGTGGTGGACACCGCCGGCCTGCGCGACAGCGAGGACATCGTGGAACGCGAGGGCATTCGCCGGGCGCGCGAGGCGCTGGCCAACGCCGAACTGGGCCTGTACCTGGTCGACGACCGCGCCGGTGCCGATGACACGGATCAGCAGCTGTTGGCCAGTCTCCCCGCGGGCCTGCCGGTGTGGGTGCTGCACAACAAGTGCGATCTCAGCGGCCATGCGCCCGAAGTGTTCGAGCGCGGCGGGCGGAGGCATCTGCGCTTCAGTGCCGGCAGCGGTGCTGGCCTGGAGTTGCTGCTGGCCGAAATCCGCCGCTTCGCTGGTGTCAGCAGCGGCGAGAGCGCCTTCTCCGCGCGCAGCCGCCACGTCGATGCGCTGCGCCGCGCGCGTGCCCTGGCCGGCGATGCGCAGGCGCGCCTGATCGAAACCGCGCTGCCGGAACTGGCCGCCGAGGAACTGCGCCTGGCGCACGAGGCCCTGGGCGAGATCACCGGGCGCTTCACCACCGAGGATCTGCTCGGGCGGATCTTCAGCAGCTTCTGCATCGGCAAATAG